From Fusobacterium varium:
GAGGCATAGCTGGCGGAGTAGCAAAAGCGTAAGCAGACATCATTCCTATAATCGCTACTACTGCTGGGCATGATATAGCTCCATTTGTAGCTTGCACCAATGGTATAGCCACTGTTGTCACAACTGTTACAGTTACCATATTTGAAGAAAAATTAGTTTGTATACATGCCCATGCTGTAAATGCTATAACAAGAAGCATTGGATTTATTCCTTTAAGAAGAGGGCTTAAAATAGTTATTAAATAATCAGCCAAACCTACATTGGAATTTGTCATAGCACTGCCAATAGCAAGAGTTCCTGCTGCCATTATTATACTTGACCACTGTACACCTTTTTTCATTCCTTCAGCAAAATTCAATAAAGGTTTTCCATTAAAAGAAATAATTGAATAAAGAATTATTCCAAGTATAGGAGGCATAGCAGTTCCCATACGACTTATTTTTGTAACTGCTGGAAAAATATCTTTCAGCAGACTAGGCAATACCCACAATGCCACTACTAAACAGAATACAGCAAGAATAGTTTTTTCTTTTTTCTCCATAGGCTTTAATTCATTTCTTAAAAAAGATACATCTATGTTTTTTATCTGTGACATATCTGGATTCATAATAAATCTAAACATCAGTAAAAGAAGAACAGTGCATATAATTCCAACTGGTATAGCAAAAGCCATATATTGAGCATATCCAATAGTTAATCCAGTAGCTGTAGTATAAAATCCCATAGCCATAATACTGAATACATGAGCTATTGGAGTCATTCCAGCTGATACAGATACTGCAAATGTCAATCCAATCATCAGCATATTTCCTATTTTATCACCTTTTTTCAACCCCAATATTTCATTTATTTTTTCCAGTATAGGAAGAAAAACTACAAAAAGCACTGTTGGAGAAACAAAACATCCTATACATATAATAGCTGCCAGAAAAGAAATTGTAAACATCCATGGTCCTTTTTTAGCTATTGGACTTGTAATAAAATAGAGAGCACACCTTTTTAAAAATGGAGTTTCAGATAATA
This genomic window contains:
- a CDS encoding sodium:sulfate symporter, which codes for MNQNSKRNFYIIVSFALIIFGRFMPLPEGMKPAGMTITGIFAGSLLLWLTVAIDWPSLLCIAAIGMIPEIGFKGVFLSSFGNETFAFLMCTFMCTYVLSETPFLKRCALYFITSPIAKKGPWMFTISFLAAIICIGCFVSPTVLFVVFLPILEKINEILGLKKGDKIGNMLMIGLTFAVSVSAGMTPIAHVFSIMAMGFYTTATGLTIGYAQYMAFAIPVGIICTVLLLLMFRFIMNPDMSQIKNIDVSFLRNELKPMEKKEKTILAVFCLVVALWVLPSLLKDIFPAVTKISRMGTAMPPILGIILYSIISFNGKPLLNFAEGMKKGVQWSSIIMAAGTLAIGSAMTNSNVGLADYLITILSPLLKGINPMLLVIAFTAWACIQTNFSSNMVTVTVVTTVAIPLVQATNGAISCPAVVAIIGMMSAYAFATPPAMPHVAMAIGSGWSDTSSVMKYGLIFMTLSIIITVIIGYPIAAMLM